From Nicotiana tabacum cultivar K326 chromosome 15, ASM71507v2, whole genome shotgun sequence, the proteins below share one genomic window:
- the LOC107806143 gene encoding uncharacterized protein LOC107806143, which yields MRSIEDKGCLNYGQKQEVVGGGGSSMNFEFHKGNGVNRASTHQRTAASGKPTPSKWDDAQKWLVNLSRGGGEKHQSKATPRNSNADDLRLISPVPKKEDYSSGEEGDSSMIQFEVETKKVDCDESIWRINKASNNNSASAVRSICVRDMGTEMTPIASQEPSRTATPIRATTPAATSPISSGSSTPIENCQTVATTGENRVNAGTTRIVRDAEETIDNELAAKKETKHANKLNPLETRAMAWDEAERAKYMARYKREEVKIQAWENHEKRKAEMEMKRMEVKAERIKARAQEKYTNKLASTRRIAEEKRANAEAKLNEKAVKTSEKADYIRRTGHLPSSFSFKLPSFCW from the exons ATGAGATCCATAGAGGACAAAGGATGCTTGAATTATGGACAAAAACAAGAGGTTGTAGGAGGAGGAGGCAGCAGTATGAATTTTGAGTTTCATAAAGGGAATGGAGTAAATCGTGCATCGACTCACCAAAGAACAGCAGCCTCAGGTAAACCAACACCATCAAAATGGGATGATGCACAAAAATGGTTAGTGAATCTTTCAAGAGGGGGAGGAGAAAAACACCAATCTAAAGCCACCCCTCGAAACTCGAATGCTGATGACTTAAGGTTGATTTcaccagttccaaagaaagagGACTATTCGAGTGGCGAGGAAGGAGATTCTAGTATGATTCAATTTGAAGTGGAAACAAAGAAAGTTGATTGTGATGAATCAATATGGAGAATCAATAAGGCTTCTAATAACAACTCTGCCTCAGCTGTTCGATCGATATGTGTTAGGGACATGGGAACAGAAATGACCCCAATTGCAAGCCAAGAACCATCAAGAACTGCCACTCCGATTAGAGCTACAACTCCAGCAGCAACAAGTCCAATATCCTCAGGATCTTCTACTCCTATAGAAAATTGTCAAACTGTTGCCACCACAGGTGAGAACAGGGTAAATGCAGGGACTACACGAATCGTTCGCGATGCAGAAGAAACTATTGACAATGAATTAGCAGCTAAGAAGGAaacaaaacatgccaacaagCTTAATCCACTGGAAACTCGCGCAATGGCTTGGGATGAGGCTGAACGTGCCAAGTACATGGCCAG GTATAAGCGCGAAGAGGTGAAGATACAAGCTTGGGAAAATCATGAAAAGAGGAAAGCTGAAATGGAAATGAAAAGAATGGAG GTGAAGGCAGAAAGAATAAAAGCAAGGGCACAAGAGAAGTATACAAACAAGTTGGCATCAACAAGGAGAATAGCAGAGGAGAAAAGAGCCAACGCTGAAGCAAAGCTGAATGAAAAAGCTGTAAAGACTTCTGAAAAGGCAGATTATATAAGGAGGACTGGTCATCTTCCCTCCTCTTTCTCTTTTAAGTTACCTTCTTTCTGCTGGTAG